The following coding sequences lie in one Lolium perenne isolate Kyuss_39 chromosome 2, Kyuss_2.0, whole genome shotgun sequence genomic window:
- the LOC127322879 gene encoding uncharacterized protein gives MGRWLKPDVYPLIAAMSLVTGMCVFQLTRNVFLNPDVRISKSHRQSAVLENAEEGERYSQHAFRRYVSAHRPEVFPAINRFFSESGK, from the exons ATGGGGCGTTGGTTGAAGCCAGAT GTTTACCCGCTGATCGCCGCGATGTCGCTAGTGACGGGGATGTGCGTCTTCCAGCTCACCAGGAACGTCTTCCTCAACCCCGACGTCAG GATCAGCAAGAGCCACCGGCAGAGCGCGGTGTTGGAGAACGCGGAGGAGGGCGAGAGGTACAGCCAGCACGCCTTCCGCCGCTACGTCAGCGCCCACCGCCCGGAGGTCTTCCCCGCCATCAACCGTTTCTTCTCCGAGTCCGGCAAGTGA
- the LOC127322878 gene encoding PI-PLC X domain-containing protein At5g67130: protein MHSPGSTFLLLCVMFQAAAACSGGQCELGDRCSSSADCGNELYCYNCWVEFAGKRCVRKTVSDPFKIVDTSLPFNKYAFLTTHNSFSIHGEPSHTGVPRITLYNQEDSVTDQLNNGVRALMLDVYDFRDEVWLCHSKGGKCFDFTAFEPAVDTMREIEAFLSSHPSAIVTLILEDYVGADHGLSKLFNSTGLTKYWFPVSSMPRHGEDWPRVRDMIARNHRLLVFTSDESKESTEGIAYQWNFMVENQYGDGGMSSRSCHSRSESLAMGNRTRSLVLVNYFHTVPLGVTECAEHSLGLAGVLRACHAAAGNRWANFLAVDYYKRSDGGGVFEATDMLNGMLICGRDDVRACRRRTLKDALQGLLGKLGLMPGRRGARRT, encoded by the exons ATGCACAGCCCGGGAAGCACATTTCTGTTACTATGTGTGATGTTTCAAGCTGCAGCAGCTTGTTCAGGCGGGCAATGCGAG CTCGGCGATCGATGTTCGTCTTCAGCCGACTGCGGTAATGAACTGTACTGCTACAACTGCTGGGTCGAGTTTGCGGGAAAAAGGTGTGTCAGGAAGACGGTGTCCGATCCATTCAAGATAGTT GATACATCATTGCCGTTCAACAAGTATGCATTTCTGACGACGCACAACTCGTTCTCCATCCACGGAGAGCCGTCCCACACCGGAGTCCCACGGATCACGCTCTACAACCAAGAGGATTCAGTCACCGATCAACTGAAT AACGGGGTTCGGGCGCTGATGCTGGACGTGTACGACTTCCGCGACGAGGTCTGGCTGTGCCACTCCAAGGGAGGGAAATGCTTCGACTTCACAGCGTTC GAGCCAGCCGTGGACACCATGAGGGAGATCGAGGCGTTCCTGTCGTCTCACCCGTCAGCGATCGTGACGCTGATCCTGGAGGACTACGTCGGCGCCGACCACGGCCTGTCCAAGCTGTTCAACAGCACAGGTCTAACGAAGTACTGGTTCCCCGTGTCGAGCATGCCGCGGCACGGCGAGGACTGGCCTCGCGTCAGGGACATGATCGCGCGCAACCACCGTCTCCTCGTCTTCACCTCCGACGAGTCCAAGGAGTCGACCGAGGGGATCGCATACCAGTGGAACTTCATGGTGGAGAACCAGT ATGGGGATGGTGGGATGAGCTCTCGTTCGTGCCACAGCCGCTCCGAGTCCCTGGCCATGGGCAACAGGACGCGGTCGCTGGTCCTGGTGAACTACTTCCACACGGTGCCGCTGGGCGTGACGGAGTGCGCGGAGCACTCGCTGGGGCTCGCGGGCGTGCTCAGGGCGTGCCACGCCGCCGCCGGCAACCGCTGGGCAAACTTCCTGGCCGTCGATTACTACAAG AGAAGCGACGGCGGGGGCGTGTTCGAGGCCACGGACATGCTCAACGGGATGCTCATCTGCGGCCGCGACGACGTGCGCGCGTGCAGG AGACGAACTCTGAAGGACGCGTTGCAGGGCCTGCTTGGCAAGCTCGGGTTGATGCCAGGTCGTCGTGGTGCGAGGAGGACGTGA